DNA from Microvirga ossetica:
ATGCCGAGGATGTGCTGACAGAGCACGTCGAGGGCGCCGATGCGCGCATCCGGCGTATCCTGCGCCGCCTCGTGCACCGCATCGAGCGCGGCACGGCATTCCAGAATCTCGAAGCGGTTCGCCGGCACGAGATAGGCTTCCGACGGCTCGTCCATGCGGTGGTTCGAGCGGCCGATGCGCTGCATGATGCGCGAGGCGCCCTTCGGCGCGCCCACATTCACCACGAGATCCACATCGCCCCAGTCGATGCCGAGATCGAGCGTCGCGGTGCAGACCACGGCCTTCAACTTTCCCGCCGCCATCGCCTCCTCGACCCGGCGGCGCTGCGACACGTCGAGCGAGCCGTGATGGAGCGCGATGGCGAGCCCGTCGTCATTGAGCTTCCAGAGTTCCTGGAACGTGTACTCCGCCTGCAGGCGCGTGTTGACGAAGACCAGCGTCGTCTTGTGCGCTCGGATGAGATCGTAGATCGCCGGCATCGACAGCGACGCCGTATGCCCCGCAAGCGGCAGGGACTCGTCGAGCTGGAGCATGCGGATATCGGGCTGCGCCCCGCCCTGCACCACGACGAGATCGGCGAGGGGTGCCAATTCCCTCCCCCCTTGTGGGGGAGGGCTAGGGAGGGGGGTGCTGGCGCCATACGCGGATAGGCTATCGCTCACACCCCCCTCTCCATCTCTCCCCCACAAGGGGGGAGAGGGCCTGTCCCGCTGCGGCACCAGATAGCGCCTCAAATCGTCCGGCTCGCGCACCGTCGCGGAAAGTCCCACGGCGGTCGCCTGCGGGGCGATCGTCATCAGCCTTGCCAAGCCCAGCGAGAGAAGATCGCCGCGCTTCGAGGTGACGAGGGAATGGAGCTCGTCGAGCACCACGCGGCGCAGATCCTTGAAGAAGGTCCGTGCTTCCGCATGGGCAAGCAGCAGCGCGAGCTGCTCCGGCGTGGTGAGCAGGATGTCCGGCGGGCGCTCGATCTGCCGGGCGCGCTTGTGCGAGGGCGTATCGCCCGTGCGGGTCTCGATGCGAACGGGCAGCCCCATCTCGGCCACGGGAATTTCCAGATTGCGGGCGACGTCGGTGGCGAGCGCCTTCAAGGGCGAGATGTAGAGGGTGTGGAGCCCGCGCTTGTCTTTGGCCGTGCCCCGGCCGGGTCCCCGCTCCGAGAGCTCGACGAGGCTCGGCAGGAATCCGGCGAGCGTCTTGCCGGCGCCGGTCGGGGCCACGAGCAGGACGGAGCGGCCCTCGCGCGCCTTGGCGAGCAGGTCGAGCTGGTGCGACCGGGGCGCCCAGCCTCGGCTCTCGAACCAGTCGCGGAAGGTCTTCGGGAGAAGGGAGGGCGGCGTTTGAGACATGTGGCCTCAAGATAAGGCTGCCGGAAAGGTTCCGCCATGGCCGGGCGTCGCCCCTTTTGTCGTTCCAGGCCGAGCGAAGCGGAAGGGAAGGGAAACCATGCATCTGCGCTGTCTTGTTGATCCCCCTCCCGGCCCCGCGGGCCGCCGGGGATGACAGCCTGGCGCCTTTCCAGAACATGTGAACGCCTCCCAATGCCTGCTTGCCATCCGACCTAAGATCCTTTCAGGTCGAGGCACGCCAACCGCGATCACCAGAAGGCAAACGCCATGTCGCAAGAATTCCAGTTCCAGAACGCCGTCGCCGTCGTCACCGGCGGCACGCAGGGCCTCGGGGAGGCCATCGCCCGCACCTTCGCCGAGCGCGGCGCCAAGGGCCTCGTGATCTGCGGCCGCAACGCGGAGCGCGGGCACGCCGTGGCGCGCGAGATCTCGGGTCAGGGCTGCCACACGGAATTCGTGCAGGCCGATCTCGAAAGCGTCGAGGAGGCGCGCCAGGTCACCGCGCGGGCCGACACCGTGTTCGGGCGCGTCGACGTGCTGGTGAACGCCGCCGGCATCACCGACCGCGGCACGATCTTCGACACGAGCCCGGAACTCTTCGACCGCATGTTTGCCGTGAATGTGCGCGCCCCCTTCTTCCTGATGCAGGAGGCCGCCAAGATCATGCGGCGGGAAAAAATCGAGGGCGCGATGGTCAACATCCTGTCCATGTCGGCCCATGGCGGCCAGCCCTTCATCACCGCCTATAGTGGCTCGAAAGGCGCGCTCGCCACGCTCACCAAGAATGCCGCCTTCAGCCTCATGCCCTGGCGCATCCGCGTCAACGCGCTCAACATCGGCTGGATGAACACGCCGGGCGAGGACCGGATCGTTCGGCTCTATCACGGTGCCCAGGACGGATGGCTGGAGAAGGCCGTGAAGGATCAGCCCTTCGGCCGCCTGCTGGAGCCGCGCGAAGTGGCCCGCGCCGTGGCGTTCCTGTCGAGTTCGGAATCCGGCATGATGACCGGCTCGGTGATCGATTTCGACCAATCGGTGGCAGGCTGCTACGAGAGCGCCCCGCACCCCTCGACGCCGGCGCAGGTCTGAGAGCCCAGCTCATAAACACCACCTCATCCTGAGGAGCAGACGCAGTCTGCATCTCGAAGGATGGTCCAGAGAGCGCTGGATCCTCCTTCGAGACGGTCGCTCCGCGACCTCCTCAGGATGAGAGTGGAGGGTGTTTTGCCGATAGTCTTCAGCGCTGCAGCACAACCAAAAATCCCGGAACCGGCACGCCGCGGTCTTCCCGGGTCGAGACGCGCTCGAAGATCACCATCGTGAAGCCAACAGCGTCCGCGAGCTCACGCAGATAGGCCTCACCATGGGCATAGCGGGCATCCTCGCCGAGGATGAAGGTGTCGCCCTCATGCGCCTGGACGGTGAAGGCAAAAAACCCCTCGCGCTTCAACACCCGATGCGCCTCGCGAAACGCCGCATCGAGCGGCGCCATGTAGACGAACACGTCCGCCGCCACCACGAGGTCGGCCTCAGCCGAGGGACGCGCGGCGAGGAACGAGACGAGCTCGCCCTCGTGCAGGGCATCGTAGAGCTTCGTCTTTTCCGCCTTTTCCAGCATGCGCGGTGAGAGATCCACGCCTTCCATGGAGGAGAAGACGCCCTCCAGCGCCTGCGCCATCAGCCCGGTGCCGCAGCCGAGATCGAGGACGAAGCGATACTCGCGCAGGCGCTTGGAGCAGGCGCGGCGCAGAGCATCGGCGATCAGCTCCGGTCCGCGATAAGCGAGGCTCCCGGTCAGGTGCCGGTCGAACTTGGGCGCATAATCGTCGAAGAGCGCCCGCACATAGCCGTCGGTGATCGCCTCCCCGGGCGCGAGCGCGCCGAGCCGGGCGAGATCGAGCCGCACGCCGAGCACGTCCTCCGGTTCGAGCGCCAGCGCCTGGCGCAAGGCCGTCACCGCCTCCTCCCGCAGGCCGAGTTCGGCGGCGGAACGGCCGAGCATCGCATGGGCGGGCGCGAAGCCGGGGGTCAGCTCGATCACCTGCCGGGCGAGATCGGCGGCAGCCTCGAAATCGCGCTCCTCGAAGGCGGCTCGGGCATATTCATAGCGACGGTCGGCGCGAAAATCGCCGGATGATCGGACAGTCGTGGTCTGCGGCATGGGCCTGGCATGAGGGAGAGACGGAACAGTGTCAATGTGACTCGGATTACCCCTCCGGCAATCCTATATCGGTCCCATGGCGCTGCGTTCCACCGACATCCTTACCCAAACCCCGCAAGGGCTCTACTGCCCCCTCGGCGACTTCCACATCGATCCGGTCCGCCCCGTCAAACGGGCGCTGATCACCCATGGTCATTCCGACCATGCCCGCTCGGGCCATCGTTCCGTCATGGCGACGCGGGAGACCCTGCGCATCATGGCAGTGCGCTACGGCGAGGATTTCGCCGGCTCGACCCAGGAAGCGCCCTTACGCGAGACCATCCGCATCGGCGATGCGAGCGTGCGCTTCTCCCCCGCCGGCCACGTGCTCGGCTCGGCTCAAGTTTCCATCGAGGCCGGCGGCACCCGCATCGTGGTGTCCGGCGACTACAAGCGCGCCGAGGACCCGACCTGCCTGCCCTACGAGGTCGTGCCCTGCGACGTGTTCATCACCGAGGCGACCTTCGGCCTGCCGGTCTTCCGCCACCCGGACACGCGGGCGGAGGTGAGGAAGCTCCTCGATTCCGTCGCGTTGTTTCCCGAGCGCGCCCATATCGTCGGCGCCTATGCGCTCGGCAAGGCGCAGCGGGTCATGGCGCTGCTGCGGGAGGAAGGCTACGACAAGCCGATCCATCTCCACGGCGCCATGGAGCGCCTGACCGAGTTCTACAAATCCGAAGGCATCCCCTTGGGCGACACGCCGAAGGTCGTGGCCGCCGAGCGCTCGAAGCTCGCCGGCGCCATCGTGATCTGCCCGCCCTCCTCGATCCAGGACCTATGGTCGCGCCGCTTTCCCGATCCCGTCACCTGCTTCGCCTCCGGCTGGATGCGGGTGCGGGCACGGGCCCGGCAGAAGGGGGTCGAGCTGCCCCTCGTGATCTCCGACCATTCCGACTGGGACGATCTCTGCCGCACGATCCGGGAGACTGGCGCCGGCGAGGTCTGGGTCACCCACGGTCAGGAGGACGCCCTCGTCCACTGGTGCACCACCCACGGCATCAAGGCGCGGCCCCTGCACATGCTGGGCTATGGCGACGAGGGCGAGGCCGAGGAAGCTCAAGCGGCCGTCGCGGAAGCGGGAGGCGCCGCATGAACCGCTTCGCCGCCCTCCTCGACCGTCTCGGCTATGAGCCCCGCCGCAACGCCAAGCTGCGGCTGCTTGCGGATTATTTCCGCCACACCCCCGACCCGGACCGCGGCTATGCGCTCGCCGCCATGACCGGCGCACTGATGTTCAAGGAGGCCAAGGCCGGCCTGATCCGCGGCTTGGTGGAGGAGCGGACCGATCCGGAGCTTTTTCGGATGTCCTATCACTATGTGGGCGATCTGGCGGAGACGGTAGCCCTGATCTGGCCTGCCCCGGGGCATGAGAGCGTGGCGCCCCCCTCCCCCTTGCGGGGAGGGGTAGGGGTGGGGGTCGGAAAGCCGGAGCAGTCGGGAGCCGATGTCTCCACCGACGGCTCTGCCAGCACTTCAAAAGGCGCCCTCTCACCCGGTCGTTCCACCCCCACCTCCAACTCCTCCCCGCAAGGGGGAGGAGGGATAGGGCTCGGCCACAACAACCCGCCGCCCCATGTTCCGACCCTCACGGAGGTCATCGAGACCCTCGCGACCACGAGCAAGAGCGACCTGCCGGCTCGGGTTGCAGGCTGGATGGACGCTCTCGACGAAACCGGGCGCTGGGCGCTCATCAAGCTGATCACCCGAGAGCTGCGGGTCGGCGTCTCGGCCAGGCTTGCGAAGACGGCTGTCGCTCAGCTCGGTGAGATCGAGCCCGACGAGGTCGAGCTCGTCTGGCACGGGCTGGAGGCTCCTTACGAAGATCTCTTCGCCTGGGTCGAAGGCCGCGGGCCGAAGCCGGAATCCGGCAATCCCGCCCCGTTTCGCCCCTCCATGCTCTCGCACCCTCTGGAGGACGAGGATTTCGCCAAGCTCGAAGCCTCCGATTTCCTGGCCGAGTGGAAATGGGACGGCATCCGCCTTCAGGCCGCGTCGGGCCAGGGCAGCGACGGGCGACCGGTGCGGCGGATCTACTCCCGCACCGGCGAGGACGTCTCCCGCGCCTTTCCCGATCTTGTCGAGGCGCTCGATTTCGAGGGTGCTATCGACGGCGAATTGCTGATCGTGCGCGAAGGCCGGGTGCAGAGCTTCAACGTGCTGCAGCAGCGCCTGAACCGGAAGGCCGTGACGCCAAAGCTCATCTCGGAGTTTCCGGCGCATCTGCGCGTCTACGATATCCTGTTCGAGGGCGAGGAGGACCTGCGCGCCCTGCCCTTCGCCGAGCGACGCCGTCGGCTGGAGGCCCTCGTCGCCCGCCTCGACGACCCACGCATCGACCTTTCGCCCATGGTGCCCTTCTCGACCTGGGACGATCTCGCTGCCGCCCGCGGCGACCCGGCTTCGGTCGGGGCAGGTCCCGATGCGGATGCCATCGAGGGCTGCATGATCAAGCGGGCGAGCAGCCCCTATCTGCCCGGCCGCCCCAAGGGCTACTGGTACAAGTGGAAGCGCGACCCTTACCTCGTGGACGCTGTGATGATGTACGGCCAGCGCGGCCACGGGAAGCGCTCGTCCTTCTATTCCGACTACACCTTCGGCGTCTGGCGCAGCGGGCCGGACGGTGAGGAGTTGGTGCCCGTGGGCAAGGCCTATCACGGCTTCACCGACGAGGAGCTCTTGAAGCTAGACCGCTATGTCCGTAACCACACGGTCAAACGCTTCGGCCCGGTGCGGGAGGTGGAATACGGCAAGGATCGCGGCCTCGTGCTGGAGGTTGCCTTCGAGGGGCTGCAGCGCTCGACTCGGCACAAATCCGGCGTCGCCATGCGTTTTCCCCGCATCAGCCGCATCCGCTGGGACAAGCCGGCGGCCGAGGCCGACCGGATCGAGACCCTGGAGAAGATCCTGGAGCGCGGCGAGAAGGAGATCCATCCCCTCAAGGAGCAGCAGACGAAAGAGGCGTGACGATGCTGAATGTGGAAACCCTTTCCGAGGGAAGCGTGACGCAGCAGGTGAACGGCCGGCTCGTGGTGGAAACCGAAGGCCAGGGCTTCACCGAGATCACGGAGGCCGTCTCGCGCTGGGTGTTCGGCACCGGCGTCCTGA
Protein-coding regions in this window:
- a CDS encoding ligase-associated DNA damage response DEXH box helicase, whose amino-acid sequence is MSQTPPSLLPKTFRDWFESRGWAPRSHQLDLLAKAREGRSVLLVAPTGAGKTLAGFLPSLVELSERGPGRGTAKDKRGLHTLYISPLKALATDVARNLEIPVAEMGLPVRIETRTGDTPSHKRARQIERPPDILLTTPEQLALLLAHAEARTFFKDLRRVVLDELHSLVTSKRGDLLSLGLARLMTIAPQATAVGLSATVREPDDLRRYLVPQRDRPSPPLWGRDGEGGVSDSLSAYGASTPLPSPPPQGGRELAPLADLVVVQGGAQPDIRMLQLDESLPLAGHTASLSMPAIYDLIRAHKTTLVFVNTRLQAEYTFQELWKLNDDGLAIALHHGSLDVSQRRRVEEAMAAGKLKAVVCTATLDLGIDWGDVDLVVNVGAPKGASRIMQRIGRSNHRMDEPSEAYLVPANRFEILECRAALDAVHEAAQDTPDARIGALDVLCQHILGMACAEPFRLEELYDEVSSAAPYADLSWEDFEACVAFVATGGYALRAYERFAKIVKGKDDLWRVRDARIAQQYRLNVGTIVESSMIKVRLGRSMRSRPGTVLPRGRILGEIEEYFAETLTPGDTFLFAGEVLRFEGISEDEVLATRAGSGTDPMIPSYEGGKFPLSTFLAARVREILADPFEWDRLPPQMTEWLLHQRRRSILPGPRDLLVETFPRANRYYMTCFPFEGRLAHQTLGMLITRRLERAKLKPLGFVANDYGIAVYGSGDIAARAARDPGFMDELFSEDMLGDDLEAWLAESSLMKRTFRQCAVIAGLIERRFPGEKKTGRQVTISTDLVYDVLRKHEPDHVLLRAARADAATGLLDVRRLGMMLERIRGRIIHKPLDRVSPLSVSVMLEIGRERVYSDDADEILAEAEATLLDEALA
- a CDS encoding SDR family oxidoreductase; the protein is MSQEFQFQNAVAVVTGGTQGLGEAIARTFAERGAKGLVICGRNAERGHAVAREISGQGCHTEFVQADLESVEEARQVTARADTVFGRVDVLVNAAGITDRGTIFDTSPELFDRMFAVNVRAPFFLMQEAAKIMRREKIEGAMVNILSMSAHGGQPFITAYSGSKGALATLTKNAAFSLMPWRIRVNALNIGWMNTPGEDRIVRLYHGAQDGWLEKAVKDQPFGRLLEPREVARAVAFLSSSESGMMTGSVIDFDQSVAGCYESAPHPSTPAQV
- a CDS encoding class I SAM-dependent DNA methyltransferase, which translates into the protein MPQTTTVRSSGDFRADRRYEYARAAFEERDFEAAADLARQVIELTPGFAPAHAMLGRSAAELGLREEAVTALRQALALEPEDVLGVRLDLARLGALAPGEAITDGYVRALFDDYAPKFDRHLTGSLAYRGPELIADALRRACSKRLREYRFVLDLGCGTGLMAQALEGVFSSMEGVDLSPRMLEKAEKTKLYDALHEGELVSFLAARPSAEADLVVAADVFVYMAPLDAAFREAHRVLKREGFFAFTVQAHEGDTFILGEDARYAHGEAYLRELADAVGFTMVIFERVSTREDRGVPVPGFLVVLQR
- a CDS encoding ligase-associated DNA damage response exonuclease, which encodes MALRSTDILTQTPQGLYCPLGDFHIDPVRPVKRALITHGHSDHARSGHRSVMATRETLRIMAVRYGEDFAGSTQEAPLRETIRIGDASVRFSPAGHVLGSAQVSIEAGGTRIVVSGDYKRAEDPTCLPYEVVPCDVFITEATFGLPVFRHPDTRAEVRKLLDSVALFPERAHIVGAYALGKAQRVMALLREEGYDKPIHLHGAMERLTEFYKSEGIPLGDTPKVVAAERSKLAGAIVICPPSSIQDLWSRRFPDPVTCFASGWMRVRARARQKGVELPLVISDHSDWDDLCRTIRETGAGEVWVTHGQEDALVHWCTTHGIKARPLHMLGYGDEGEAEEAQAAVAEAGGAA
- a CDS encoding cisplatin damage response ATP-dependent DNA ligase, coding for MNRFAALLDRLGYEPRRNAKLRLLADYFRHTPDPDRGYALAAMTGALMFKEAKAGLIRGLVEERTDPELFRMSYHYVGDLAETVALIWPAPGHESVAPPSPLRGGVGVGVGKPEQSGADVSTDGSASTSKGALSPGRSTPTSNSSPQGGGGIGLGHNNPPPHVPTLTEVIETLATTSKSDLPARVAGWMDALDETGRWALIKLITRELRVGVSARLAKTAVAQLGEIEPDEVELVWHGLEAPYEDLFAWVEGRGPKPESGNPAPFRPSMLSHPLEDEDFAKLEASDFLAEWKWDGIRLQAASGQGSDGRPVRRIYSRTGEDVSRAFPDLVEALDFEGAIDGELLIVREGRVQSFNVLQQRLNRKAVTPKLISEFPAHLRVYDILFEGEEDLRALPFAERRRRLEALVARLDDPRIDLSPMVPFSTWDDLAAARGDPASVGAGPDADAIEGCMIKRASSPYLPGRPKGYWYKWKRDPYLVDAVMMYGQRGHGKRSSFYSDYTFGVWRSGPDGEELVPVGKAYHGFTDEELLKLDRYVRNHTVKRFGPVREVEYGKDRGLVLEVAFEGLQRSTRHKSGVAMRFPRISRIRWDKPAAEADRIETLEKILERGEKEIHPLKEQQTKEA